AAATTAAACGCCGAGGTCATCGGCTGTTCGGTCGACTCCAAATTCACCCATCTGGCCTGGGTCAACACCCCGCGCAAGGAGGGGGGGCTGGGAAAGATTGAATATCCGCTGTTGGCCGATCTCTCCAAAAAAATCGCCGCCGATTACGGGGTGCTTCTGGATGCCGGCATTGCGCTTCGCGGCCTGTTTATTGTCGACCCCGACGGAAACATCGCCTATGAGGTGGTCCACGATCTGGGCATCGGGCGGAATGTGGATGAGGTGCTTCGCGTGCTGGAGGCCATTCAGACGACAAAAAAGACCGGCGAGGTCTGCCCCGCCAACTGGCAGAAGGGCTCCAAAACCATGAAGCCCGATCCGCAGAAGTCCAAGGAGTATTTCAAATCGGTTTAAATTGACAATTCCGGTATTTTTAATATATTCTGATTTTACTATTTATTTAATAGTAAAATCAGAATGAAAGAAAAAATACTTAAGGATTTAGAATCATTACCCTATTTTAC
The window above is part of the Deltaproteobacteria bacterium genome. Proteins encoded here:
- a CDS encoding peroxiredoxin encodes the protein MSLVQKKAPEFAADAVVGGDFKSIKLSDYKGKWVVLYFYPLDFTFVCPTEITAFSDRIQDFRKLNAEVIGCSVDSKFTHLAWVNTPRKEGGLGKIEYPLLADLSKKIAADYGVLLDAGIALRGLFIVDPDGNIAYEVVHDLGIGRNVDEVLRVLEAIQTTKKTGEVCPANWQKGSKTMKPDPQKSKEYFKSV